From Nicotiana tabacum cultivar K326 chromosome 20, ASM71507v2, whole genome shotgun sequence, one genomic window encodes:
- the LOC107813138 gene encoding polyadenylate-binding protein 2 isoform X2, translated as MAQIQVQHQSPVAGGNGVAATAAVGGAAAVAAPGGLASTSLYVGDLDFNVTDSQLYDLFNQVGQVVSVRVCRDLSTRRSLGYGYVNYSNPNDASRAMEMLNFTPVNGKSIRVMYSHRDPTLRKSGSANIFIKNLDKSIDNKALHDTFSSFGNILSCKIATDSNGQSKGYGFVQYDNEESSQGAIDKLNGMLMNDKQVYVGHFLRKQERESGTGTTKFQNVYVKNLADSTTDDELKKVFGEFGNITSAVVMRDADGKSKCFGFVNFETAEDAAKAVESLNGKKFDDKEWYVGKAQKKSEREQELKSKFEQTAKEAVDKYQGLNLYVKNLDDTIDDEKLKELFSEFGTITSCKVMRDPSGVSRGSGFVAFSTSEDASRALSEMNGKMIVSKPLYVALAQRKEERRAKLQAQFSQLRPVAMPPSLAPRMPIYPPGAPGIGQQLFYGQGPPAMIPPQAGFGYQQQLVPGMRPGGAPMPNFFMPLVQQGQQGQRPGGRRGAGPVQQTQQPMPLMQQQMLPRGRMYRYPPGRNGPEGPMPGVPGGMLSVPYDMGGMLPRDSAMGQPMPISTLASALANAPPEQQRTMLGESLYPLVDQLEHEHAAKVTGMLLEMDQTEVLHLLESPEALKAKVAEAMEVLRNVQQTASPADQLASLSLNDNLVS; from the exons ATGGCACAGATTCAGGTTCAGCATCAGAGTCCAGTGGCGGGAGGAAATGGTGTGGCGGCTACTGCTGCTGTTGGTGGCGCCGCCGCCGTAGCTGCCCCAGGTGGTTTAGCGTCGACGTCACTGTACGTAGGGGACTTGGACTTTAACGTGACGGATTCGCAGCTGTACGATCTGTTCAACCAAGTCGGTCAGGTTGTTTCGGTTAGGGTTTGTAGGGACCTGAGTACTAGGAGATCCCTTGGTTATGGTTATGTTAACTACAGCAACCCTAATGATG CTTCAAGGGCAATGGAGATGTTGAACTTCACTCCTGTTAATGGAAAGTCCATCAGGGTGATGTACTCTCATAGGGATCCCACTCTTCGCAAGAGTGGATCAGCAAATATATTTATCAAG AACTTGGACAAGTCAATTGACAACAAAGCTTTACATGACACATTTTCAAGCTTTGGCAACATTCTTTCTTGCAAGATAGCTACTGATTCTAATGGCCAGTCAAAGGGTTATGGTTTTGTGCAATATGACAATGAAGAATCTTCTCAAGGCGCCATAGATAAGTTAAACGGTATGCTCATGAATGATAAGCAAGTATATGTTGGGCATTTTCTCCGCAAACAGGAAAGAGAATCTGGAACTGGCACGACAAAATTCCAAAATGTCTATGTCAAAAATTTGGCAGACTCTACGACTGATGATGAACTGAAGAAAGTTTTTGGTGAGTTTGGGAACATTACTAGTGCAGTAGTGATGAGAGATGCAGATGGAAAATCCAAGTGTTTTGGGTTCGTCAACTTTGAAACTGCAGAGGATGCTGCTAAGGCTGTTGAATCCTTAAATGGAAAGAAATTTGATGACAAAGAGTGGTATGTTGGGAAAGCACAGAAGAAATCTGAAAGAGAGCAAGAATTGAAAAGCAAGTTTGAGCAGACTGCCAAGGAGGCGGTTGATAAATACCAAGGTCTTAACTTGTATGTAAAAAATTTGGATGACACCATTGATGATGAGAAGCTCAAGGAACTTTTTTCAGAGTTCGGTACGATAACTTCATGCAAG GTTATGCGGGATCCAAGTGGAGTCAGCAGGGGATCTGGATTTGTTGCCTTCTCCACTTCCGAAGACGCTTCTAGAGCT ctTTCTGAGATGAATGGGAAAATGATAGTTAGCAAGCCACTCTATGTTGCACTGGCACAGcggaaagaggagagaagagcAAAGTTGCAG GCACAATTTTCACAACTGCGACCAGTGGCAATGCCCCCATCACTTGCTCCTCGCATGCCAATCTACCCTCCTGGTGCTCCTGGGATTGGACAGCAACTATTTTATGGGCAAGGCCCCCCTGCTATGATTCCTCCCCAG GCTGGGTTTGGCTATCAACAACAGCTTGTTCCTGGAATGCGTCCTGGAGGAGCTCCTATGCCGAACTTCTTCATGCCCTTAGTCCAACAAGGACAACAGGGCCAGCGTCCAGGTGGTCGACGAGGAGCAGGGCCTGTGCAACAAACTCAACAGCCTATGCCCTTGATGCAGCAGCAG ATGCTCCCAAGGGGAAGAATGTACCGCTATCCACCAGGGCGTAATGGACCAGAGGGGCCAATGCCAGGCGTTCCTGGGGGTATGCTTTCTGTTCCATATGACATGGGTGGCATGCTTCCTCGTGATTCTGCAATGGGACAGCCCATGCCAATTTCAACATTGGCTTCTGCCCTTGCAAATGCACCACCTGAACAGCAGAGGACG ATGTTGGGTGAAAGTTTGTACCCACTTGTTGATCAGCTGGAGCACGAGCATGCAGCAAAGGTTACAGGCATGCTTCTTGAAATGGATCAGACTGAGGTTTTACATCTGCTTGAATCACCAGAGGCTTTGAAGGCTAAAGTTGCTGAGGCTATGGAAGTTCTGAGGAATGTTCAGCAGACTGCCAGCCCGGCTGACCAACTTGCCTCACTTTCCCTCAATGACAACCTTGTTTCTTGA
- the LOC107813138 gene encoding polyadenylate-binding protein 2 isoform X1, with translation MAQIQVQHQSPVAGGNGVAATAAVGGAAAVAAPGGLASTSLYVGDLDFNVTDSQLYDLFNQVGQVVSVRVCRDLSTRRSLGYGYVNYSNPNDASRAMEMLNFTPVNGKSIRVMYSHRDPTLRKSGSANIFIKNLDKSIDNKALHDTFSSFGNILSCKIATDSNGQSKGYGFVQYDNEESSQGAIDKLNGMLMNDKQVYVGHFLRKQERESGTGTTKFQNVYVKNLADSTTDDELKKVFGEFGNITSAVVMRDADGKSKCFGFVNFETAEDAAKAVESLNGKKFDDKEWYVGKAQKKSEREQELKSKFEQTAKEAVDKYQGLNLYVKNLDDTIDDEKLKELFSEFGTITSCKVMRDPSGVSRGSGFVAFSTSEDASRALSEMNGKMIVSKPLYVALAQRKEERRAKLQLAQAQFSQLRPVAMPPSLAPRMPIYPPGAPGIGQQLFYGQGPPAMIPPQAGFGYQQQLVPGMRPGGAPMPNFFMPLVQQGQQGQRPGGRRGAGPVQQTQQPMPLMQQQMLPRGRMYRYPPGRNGPEGPMPGVPGGMLSVPYDMGGMLPRDSAMGQPMPISTLASALANAPPEQQRTMLGESLYPLVDQLEHEHAAKVTGMLLEMDQTEVLHLLESPEALKAKVAEAMEVLRNVQQTASPADQLASLSLNDNLVS, from the exons ATGGCACAGATTCAGGTTCAGCATCAGAGTCCAGTGGCGGGAGGAAATGGTGTGGCGGCTACTGCTGCTGTTGGTGGCGCCGCCGCCGTAGCTGCCCCAGGTGGTTTAGCGTCGACGTCACTGTACGTAGGGGACTTGGACTTTAACGTGACGGATTCGCAGCTGTACGATCTGTTCAACCAAGTCGGTCAGGTTGTTTCGGTTAGGGTTTGTAGGGACCTGAGTACTAGGAGATCCCTTGGTTATGGTTATGTTAACTACAGCAACCCTAATGATG CTTCAAGGGCAATGGAGATGTTGAACTTCACTCCTGTTAATGGAAAGTCCATCAGGGTGATGTACTCTCATAGGGATCCCACTCTTCGCAAGAGTGGATCAGCAAATATATTTATCAAG AACTTGGACAAGTCAATTGACAACAAAGCTTTACATGACACATTTTCAAGCTTTGGCAACATTCTTTCTTGCAAGATAGCTACTGATTCTAATGGCCAGTCAAAGGGTTATGGTTTTGTGCAATATGACAATGAAGAATCTTCTCAAGGCGCCATAGATAAGTTAAACGGTATGCTCATGAATGATAAGCAAGTATATGTTGGGCATTTTCTCCGCAAACAGGAAAGAGAATCTGGAACTGGCACGACAAAATTCCAAAATGTCTATGTCAAAAATTTGGCAGACTCTACGACTGATGATGAACTGAAGAAAGTTTTTGGTGAGTTTGGGAACATTACTAGTGCAGTAGTGATGAGAGATGCAGATGGAAAATCCAAGTGTTTTGGGTTCGTCAACTTTGAAACTGCAGAGGATGCTGCTAAGGCTGTTGAATCCTTAAATGGAAAGAAATTTGATGACAAAGAGTGGTATGTTGGGAAAGCACAGAAGAAATCTGAAAGAGAGCAAGAATTGAAAAGCAAGTTTGAGCAGACTGCCAAGGAGGCGGTTGATAAATACCAAGGTCTTAACTTGTATGTAAAAAATTTGGATGACACCATTGATGATGAGAAGCTCAAGGAACTTTTTTCAGAGTTCGGTACGATAACTTCATGCAAG GTTATGCGGGATCCAAGTGGAGTCAGCAGGGGATCTGGATTTGTTGCCTTCTCCACTTCCGAAGACGCTTCTAGAGCT ctTTCTGAGATGAATGGGAAAATGATAGTTAGCAAGCCACTCTATGTTGCACTGGCACAGcggaaagaggagagaagagcAAAGTTGCAG TTGGCACAGGCACAATTTTCACAACTGCGACCAGTGGCAATGCCCCCATCACTTGCTCCTCGCATGCCAATCTACCCTCCTGGTGCTCCTGGGATTGGACAGCAACTATTTTATGGGCAAGGCCCCCCTGCTATGATTCCTCCCCAG GCTGGGTTTGGCTATCAACAACAGCTTGTTCCTGGAATGCGTCCTGGAGGAGCTCCTATGCCGAACTTCTTCATGCCCTTAGTCCAACAAGGACAACAGGGCCAGCGTCCAGGTGGTCGACGAGGAGCAGGGCCTGTGCAACAAACTCAACAGCCTATGCCCTTGATGCAGCAGCAG ATGCTCCCAAGGGGAAGAATGTACCGCTATCCACCAGGGCGTAATGGACCAGAGGGGCCAATGCCAGGCGTTCCTGGGGGTATGCTTTCTGTTCCATATGACATGGGTGGCATGCTTCCTCGTGATTCTGCAATGGGACAGCCCATGCCAATTTCAACATTGGCTTCTGCCCTTGCAAATGCACCACCTGAACAGCAGAGGACG ATGTTGGGTGAAAGTTTGTACCCACTTGTTGATCAGCTGGAGCACGAGCATGCAGCAAAGGTTACAGGCATGCTTCTTGAAATGGATCAGACTGAGGTTTTACATCTGCTTGAATCACCAGAGGCTTTGAAGGCTAAAGTTGCTGAGGCTATGGAAGTTCTGAGGAATGTTCAGCAGACTGCCAGCCCGGCTGACCAACTTGCCTCACTTTCCCTCAATGACAACCTTGTTTCTTGA